The following coding sequences lie in one Haematobia irritans isolate KBUSLIRL chromosome 3, ASM5000362v1, whole genome shotgun sequence genomic window:
- the elav gene encoding embryonic lethal abnormal vision isoform X3, translated as MMANPGAAAVENQSAILPGTNPAVAAAAALSAAAVSPAAAAQLQQQHQQVQHAILQVQQQQTQQAVAAAAAAVAQQLQNQTNGNTTNGAGTNGSTETRTNLIVNYLPQTMSEDEIRSLFSSVGEIESVKLIRDKGQPFLDPLNPQATKGQSLGYGFVNYVRPQDAEQAVNVLNGLRLQNKTIKVSFARPSSEAIKGANLYVSGLPKTMTQQDLEAIFAPFGQIITSRILQNAGNDTQTKGVGFIRFDKREEATRAIIALNGTTPANCTDPIVVKFSNTPGSTSKIIQPQLPTFLNPQLVRRIGGAMHTPVNKGLARFSPMAGDMLDVMLPNGLGAAAAAATSLASGPGGAYPIFIYNLAPETEESSLWQLFGPFGAVQSVKIVKDSSTNQCKGYGFVSMTNYDEAAMAIRALNGYTLGNRVLQVSFKTNKK; from the coding sequence ATGATGGCTAATCCAGGAGCTGCAGCAGTCGAAAATCAATCGGCCATATTGCCAGGCACAAATCCCGCTGTAGCAGCTGCGGCTGCTTTATCTGCTGCTGCTGTATCACCAGCCGCTGCTGCACAattgcaacaacaacatcagcagGTCCAGCACGCCATATTGCAAGTGCAACAACAGCAAACACAACAAGCTGTGGCCGCTGCAGCAGCCGCTGTTGCTCAACAATTGCAAAATCAAACTAATGGCAATACCACAAATGGCGCTGGAACCAATGGCTCTACGGAAACTCGTACCAATTTGATTGTGAACTATTTACCCCAGACCATGAGCGAAGACGAGATACGCTCTCTCTTCTCCAGTGTTGGTGAAATCGAGTCAGTTAAACTGATCAGAGATAAGGGTCAACCCTTTTTGGATCCCTTAAATCCACAAGCCACCAAGGGTCAAAGTTTAGGCTATGGCTTTGTGAACTATGTGCGACCCCAGGATGCGGAACAAGCTGTTAATGTATTGAATGGTTTAcgtttacaaaacaaaacaattaaagtGTCATTTGCTCGTCCCTCATCGGAAGCTATTAAGGGGGCCAATTTATATGTGTCAGGCTTGCCCAAGACAATGACCCAACAAGATTTGGAGGCTATTTTCGCACCATTTGGACAAATTATTACATCACGCATTTTGCAAAACGCCGGAAACGATACACAGACTAAAGGTGTTGGCTTCATACGCTTTGACAAACGTGAAGAGGCTACTAGAGCTATAATTGCCTTGAATGGCACAACTCCCGCCAATTGCACGGATCCCATTGTGGTCAAGTTCTCCAATACACCTGGCAGCACAAGTAAAATCATACAACCCCAATTGCCCACATTCTTGAATCCTCAATTGGTTAGACGTATTGGTGGTGCTATGCACACACCGGTGAATAAGGGCTTAGCCAGATTCTCACCCATGGCTGGTGATATGCTTGATGTAATGCTACCCAATGGCTTGGGAGCTGCGGCGGCTGCTGCTACCTCATTGGCCAGTGGTCCTGGCGGTGCTTATCCCATCTTCATTTACAATTTGGCTCCAGAAACCGAAGAGTCATCCCTGTGGCAGCTATTCGGTCCATTCGGTGCTGTGCAATCGGTGAAAATCGTCAAAGATTCCTCAACAAATCAATGCAAAGGCTATGGCTTCGTGTCCATGACCAATTACGATGAAGCAGCCATGGCCATACGAGCCCTGAACGGATACACTTTGGGTAATCGTGTATTACAAGTCAGTTTCAAAACcaacaaaaagtaa
- the elav gene encoding embryonic lethal abnormal vision isoform X2 gives MDFMMANPGAAAVENQSAILPGTNPAVAAAAALSAAAVSPAAAAQLQQQHQQVQHAILQVQQQQTQQAVAAAAAAVAQQLQNQTNGNTTNGAGTNGSTETRTNLIVNYLPQTMSEDEIRSLFSSVGEIESVKLIRDKGQPFLDPLNPQATKGQSLGYGFVNYVRPQDAEQAVNVLNGLRLQNKTIKVSFARPSSEAIKGANLYVSGLPKTMTQQDLEAIFAPFGQIITSRILQNAGNDTQTKGVGFIRFDKREEATRAIIALNGTTPANCTDPIVVKFSNTPGSTSKIIQPQLPTFLNPQLVRRIGGAMHTPVNKGLARFSPMAGDMLDVMLPNGLGAAAAAATSLASGPGGAYPIFIYNLAPETEESSLWQLFGPFGAVQSVKIVKDSSTNQCKGYGFVSMTNYDEAAMAIRALNGYTLGNRVLQVSFKTNKK, from the exons A tGGACTTTATGATGGCTAATCCAGGAGCTGCAGCAGTCGAAAATCAATCGGCCATATTGCCAGGCACAAATCCCGCTGTAGCAGCTGCGGCTGCTTTATCTGCTGCTGCTGTATCACCAGCCGCTGCTGCACAattgcaacaacaacatcagcagGTCCAGCACGCCATATTGCAAGTGCAACAACAGCAAACACAACAAGCTGTGGCCGCTGCAGCAGCCGCTGTTGCTCAACAATTGCAAAATCAAACTAATGGCAATACCACAAATGGCGCTGGAACCAATGGCTCTACGGAAACTCGTACCAATTTGATTGTGAACTATTTACCCCAGACCATGAGCGAAGACGAGATACGCTCTCTCTTCTCCAGTGTTGGTGAAATCGAGTCAGTTAAACTGATCAGAGATAAGGGTCAACCCTTTTTGGATCCCTTAAATCCACAAGCCACCAAGGGTCAAAGTTTAGGCTATGGCTTTGTGAACTATGTGCGACCCCAGGATGCGGAACAAGCTGTTAATGTATTGAATGGTTTAcgtttacaaaacaaaacaattaaagtGTCATTTGCTCGTCCCTCATCGGAAGCTATTAAGGGGGCCAATTTATATGTGTCAGGCTTGCCCAAGACAATGACCCAACAAGATTTGGAGGCTATTTTCGCACCATTTGGACAAATTATTACATCACGCATTTTGCAAAACGCCGGAAACGATACACAGACTAAAGGTGTTGGCTTCATACGCTTTGACAAACGTGAAGAGGCTACTAGAGCTATAATTGCCTTGAATGGCACAACTCCCGCCAATTGCACGGATCCCATTGTGGTCAAGTTCTCCAATACACCTGGCAGCACAAGTAAAATCATACAACCCCAATTGCCCACATTCTTGAATCCTCAATTGGTTAGACGTATTGGTGGTGCTATGCACACACCGGTGAATAAGGGCTTAGCCAGATTCTCACCCATGGCTGGTGATATGCTTGATGTAATGCTACCCAATGGCTTGGGAGCTGCGGCGGCTGCTGCTACCTCATTGGCCAGTGGTCCTGGCGGTGCTTATCCCATCTTCATTTACAATTTGGCTCCAGAAACCGAAGAGTCATCCCTGTGGCAGCTATTCGGTCCATTCGGTGCTGTGCAATCGGTGAAAATCGTCAAAGATTCCTCAACAAATCAATGCAAAGGCTATGGCTTCGTGTCCATGACCAATTACGATGAAGCAGCCATGGCCATACGAGCCCTGAACGGATACACTTTGGGTAATCGTGTATTACAAGTCAGTTTCAAAACcaacaaaaagtaa
- the LOC142230372 gene encoding endoplasmic reticulum-Golgi intermediate compartment protein 2: protein MSATLRYRGNKNNIVEIAKTLDAFKKVPEQYTETTEIGGTLSLISRILIIYLIYREIQYYQDAKLKYQFEPDIDTEKVQMHVDITVAMPCSSLSGVDLMDETQQDVFAYGTLQREDVWWKLEPEQREQFERQQHLNHFLREQYHAVADVLFKDLITSSELHHPERQSRGPSSPHEKYDACRLHGTLGIHKVAGVLHMVGGAQPVVDMIGDHLMIGFRRLPSNFTHRINRLSFGQYAKRIIQPLEGDETIVPNEATRVQYFLNIVPTEIHNSFSTINTYQYSVTENIRVLDGDGSSYGSPGIYFKYDWSALKIVVRIDRENLISFIIRLCSIISGIIVVSGILNFVLVSVHKKLLEILAPQLLHKRLKESPESTPLAKPQNVVESIVTPQLIVNSNDLISTANTMSAQVNPFIQTLNNKIND, encoded by the exons ATGTCTGCAACACTACGTTATCGgggcaataaaaataatattgtagaaATTGCCAAGACACTAGATGCATTCAAAAAGGTCCCAGAACAATATACTGAAACCACAGAAATCGGAGGAACAT TATCGTTAATTAGCCGTATATtgataatatatttaatatatagagAGATACAATATTATCAGGATGCAAAACTTAAATATCAATTTGAACCGGACATTGATACGGAAAAAGTCCAAATGCATGTGGATATTACTGTAGCGATGCCTTGCAGTTCATTGTCTGGTGTAGACCTAATGGATGAAACACAACAAGATGTGTTTGCCTATGGCACCTTACAGAGAGAGGATGTTTGGTGGAAACTGGAACCAGAGCAGCGAGAACAATTTGAAAGGCAACAACATTTGAATCATTTTCTACGTGAACAATATCATGCCGTTGCAGATGTTCTCTTCAAGGACTTAATCACATCAAGTGAACTACATCACCCGGAAAGACAATCTAGAGGTCCATCTTCACCCCATGAAAAATATGATGCCTGTCGTCTTCATGGCACATTGGGAATACATAAGGTTGCCGGTGTTCTACATATGGTTGGTGGAGCTCAACCTGTGGTGGATATGATTGGTGACCATCTTATGATAGGATTTCGTCGTTTaccttcaaattttacacatcGTATTAATCGCTTAAGTTTTGGTCAATATGCAAAACGAATAATACAACCACTAGAGGGAGATGAGACTATTGTACCGAATGAGGCTACGAGAGTACAATATTTTTTGAACATTGTTCCAACTGAAATACACAATTCTTTTTCAACCATTAATACCTATCAATATTCGGTTACCGAAAATATACGTGTTTTGG atGGCGATGGAAGTTCTTATGGATCTCctggtatatattttaaatacgaCTGGTCTGCCTTGAAAATTGTTGTTCGCATTGATCGGGAAAATTTAATTAGTTTCATTATAAGGCTATGTTCAATAATATCGGGAATTATCGTAGTATCTG GCATTCTAAATTTCGTATTAGTTTCTGTGCACAAGAAACTGCTGGAAATTCTGGCTCCTCAATTATTGCACAAACGCTTAAAAGAATCTCCAGAATCAACACCCTTGGCGAAACCCCAAAATGTGGTTGAATCCATTGTGACACCTCAACTAATTGTTAATAGTAATGATTTGATTTCCACCGCTAATACAATGTCGGCTCAAGTGAATCCATTCATACAAACcttaaataacaaaattaatgaTTAA